Part of the Musa acuminata AAA Group cultivar baxijiao chromosome BXJ2-7, Cavendish_Baxijiao_AAA, whole genome shotgun sequence genome is shown below.
AGGGAACCGGGAGCTTCGGGAAGCGGAGGAACAAGACCCACACTCTCTGCGTCCGCTGCGGCCGCCGCAGCTTCCACCTCCAGAAGAGCCGATGCGGCGCTTGCGGCTACCCTTCCAGCAGGATCCGCAAATGTGCATCATCTACCCCGTAGATCTCTGTCCTTCATGtgattttttttggaattttatctCTTATGATGAATTGTGGTTCGCTTGGATTAGACAACTGGAGTGTGAAGGCTATCCGTAGGAAGACGACGGGAACTGGGAGGATGAGGTACCTCCGCCACGTGCCACGCCGCTTCAAGAACAACTTCCGCGAAGGTTGTCTCCTGAATCCTTTTAGAATCTCTTCTTTATTAGGTTTCGTCTTGcaatttgttaaggatttctgttCCTTGTTGCCTTTAGGTACGCAAGCAGCCCCAAGGAAGAAGTCCGTGGCTGCGGCGTAGCTGTAGTATGCGGAAGGAGAGATTGGTATTGTGCTTCTACCGTGAACAATTTTGGAAGCTTTCGGATGGATtttatatgtttaatttttaTGGAATTCCATTGGGAGCTTTGCATTATGAAACTTCGAGAATGTCTTGGTATCTATGTAGTGTGACATAAATCTAGATGAACCTAATGCTCTGATTCAACTTTCAATGCTGTACAGTATTCTGGTAGTTCAATAGTCTGCTCTCTAAATGCTTGAGTTTTGATATGCAATGTTGTACTAGTTGAGCATCATCCCTTAATGTGTGTGCTCTCAAAACACTTATCATGGAGCTTCTTTTGTGTCCAAGAGTCTTAGAGTTGGACTCTGGTAGGGGTAGTCAAACCCTGTGTTTAGACCAGAAAATTGATCTAGTTTAGTCAAGGGTCCAGCAGTTCTCTGGGGGTTTAAATAGTGCGGCTCCACAACAGTTCATGATGTCGGCAGACTACTGACTGTCTAACTTGGTTAGTAGTATTGTAAGAGCAATTTATTTTTCTTCCTATCTCTGAGGAGCAGGTAGTTGCTGTATTCTATGCATGGTCAAGTGCTTACGAGTCGGTGGTTGATGTCTAGGGCACAATGGTCAatgtaatactcatatattttctGATCTTGGATCTAGGAACATGGCTGGCTCCATACATTTCTACTGAATTTCAACAAATATGAGCTGATTACTTTGTGGGATTGATCAGTCCATGCTATTTTGTTCATGCAGccaaattttatttataataggACTGGTTAGGGGATTTTTTACGAAATGACCACTATACATGAATTGATTCTTTGATTCTTGACCAACAAATGGATTTTCAGTTAGATTGAAGGTTTTTTTATTTCCGAGCTTAGATGCCACATGAAGGACAGATGGATGATCGAGTTAATTATCTGAACTAGTATCTATACGAGTAAAGTATGTCAAGCGAGTGCAACACCATCAGAAGTAAAATATGTCCATATTAACATGAGTCAACAGTGATTTTAGATTGTTGACATGATGATTGCTTTCAAGAGGTTATGACTTGCAACATTCAAGTGGTAGTCTAAGATCAGTACTATAAATTTAATGGATCTACATTTGGGCTCTATTGAAAAGGTTATGAATTTCAAATGagattaaaactaattaaatagaCATCCTTGTCATCCTAGCAAGGTGAAATTTATTGTCTACTGCTAGTTTGTGTTCCACACTCATCCAAGTTCCTGGAAGTTCCTGATAGAACAATTCATGTGTAAAGAAAGCTAGGATGAGCTTCTGTAATTTGTTAGTTTATGTACCTTCAGTTTCAAGTGCATGCACAAGGGGTGCAACAACAGGGCCTCACTGTAACTATCATTaatgaatattataatttaaaagggTACATTAGATCAGTGTTCTGAAGGTCTGCTTAGAAACAGCAGTTGTTTCGCTAGCAAAATTAGAATTTACTGCATGCCCAGATTTCAAGCATCAATATTGCATCAAATTTAGGATAGGTTGGGGAATTATGCAAAGGTTAATGAAGCATATGAAACCCCCAACGATTTTCTCAGGTCCTGACATGTAGATCATATGGTaccttgatgtagcatgcataatAGTATGTACATATAGGAATAATATGTTATCCTCTTGTGATGGTTAATAACTAGTTATTGCGGAACCTTGATAGATAGATAAGATTGCAGAAGAGTGATCACTGAGAAATTAGATGTGCCGATATATGATTAGGAAGTCCATGAAGGTTCTGAAACCCTATTGAATATTTGATTGCGGAAACGATTGATTGCAAATTGTTCATTACTTTCTATGAATATATATTTGTCTATGGAATGTAGCTGAGGACTTTTTCCCCGTTCCTGTAACTTGTACAAGGTGATGTAGATTCTGATGATGATGAAAGAACTTGTCTGCCAGCCATGACTTCTTCTCTTTAAAATCTTTTGGATTTGCGTATCGATTCTTCGTTCTTCATATTTGAATATCGATCATGGTGCATATAAATCTCTCTGCCCGTTTGATTCAATTTTGGCATGGGTCTAATGCTCGTCTATTTCAGATCAAGATTCGAGTCTTTGAGTAGGTTCTTCCTAAGCTACTCCGTTACATCCGAAATATATGGAACTGCTTGTGGTCGCTCTCGTGCCCAATGTGCTCATCGATTCCGTGTCGTCTGCGTTAAGTGCTTGTTTTGATCCTGTTTACCATGTGTGCACGCACGTAACTCTCGAGTTTGGTATGGGCTGACCGCTAATTTGTGTTCGCCGGCTCTCATGCTTTGTTTTGAGGTCGATATCTGCGGATCAGGACCCCGATCCCGCTTTTCATTGAATCCTGACCGTCCATAAAGGTAAACATCGACTCCAAGTTCCTTGCGGATGGAGCAGGCAGCGGCCACACGCCAGAGCCGCGGGCGCCTGCATCTAGCCGTCCAGTTATGCCAAAGTGAACGGTCGTGATCGTAATTGCACACACGAGACGCCTGCCACGACGATTGCGACGCGTGGAACGACGACAAGGGCCGCCCATGAAATCCCGTACGACAGCCCGCGCTGCGAACCTCGGTTTCGTAACGGAAAAGCGACTTCGATGGCGGATGACGTGGCCTTCTGAACGTGGCGAAGACGGGTTTCGGCTCATCTGGTCTGACCTCAAACATGGTTCAGTAAGTTTACCCAAGTATAGGTGGTAGGTTCGCCACGTAGATATCCAACGTTGTGGGACCCGTCTGCTACCGGGGGTTGAAATGGCTGAACCCTGTCGTCGAGGAGATAGTTGGGCCTCGACCAAGATACCTCGGCTTCCCTTAAACGTGTGGTCTTCACCCTCCTTGCTTTGCTTGTGAGATTGTTTCGCCCTTATATTTACCCATCATTTGTCCGTGGTGGCAGCCAATGCCACCGCCCCTCGCCATGGCCACCGGCGCCGCCCATCTGCACATCTCGCCCCACCCTTTCAATCATCTGGGCTCCAGGGACGTTGCCCGACGCGATCACGGCCCGAGGCTTCGGCACTGCTTCGACCGGAACACCGCGACGTACGACGGGATCTCCTTCTTAGGGCCGGGAATTTGCCGCCGGAGGGCGATCCCACCGTTTCTTTGCCGATCCTATAGGTCCGAGAACAGAGGGGACGAGACCTCCTCCTCCGACTCACCCTCTCCCGAGGGCGATGGCAGGACGGTCGTGGTGAAGGATGAGAGCGAATCGCGGCAGCTGAAGCGCAAGGGTCCTCTTTATTCGCTTAAATCGATGCTCCTTAGACTTTCGGGTTCAGATTCGGGACCCGTGGGGCAGAACAGGAAATTGGTAGAGAAAGTGGAAGAAATTTTCTTCTCGGTGAGCTCTtatctaattacttctctttctagTTCGTTCCTCTGATACCTTTAGTTTGGGTCTCTTATATTACTTCGTGGGGAACTTTGACTGGTAGATTCTTCGgtgaatatattaattatttctaCCCTTACGTGTGCGTGTGCGCCTCTTTGTGAGCGTGAATGTAAGTACAAGTGTGATTGTGTGAGTCTGCATGTGTGTGGGCATGGGCACATGCACTTGCCAATTTCCTGGCTTCAGACCCATATAGAAATCTAAGGATGGTCCAGGTTGCTGAGATCTTCAAACTGAGGACAATCCAAAAGTTAAATCTGGCTTGAAACTGAGCTACTattttcagaagaaaaaaaactGAGCTGGTCAACAACTTGTTGACATACTGGCATACCCAGCTCTAACTATATGTTGGTTAATGGTTTCTGAGTTTTCAACAGATTTTCAGCCCTATATTTGTGGACGAATTTGAAAAATCTTTTATGGTTTGTAGCTAAATTCTGCAATTGGTCAAAGAAGCATATATATAAACAATAAGATATTTTGAATGTTTTAAGATGCCACATGCTTCAAGATTGTAAAATAAGAATTTTTAGTTCTGACAATGTACAATGCCATGTCTTAGTTGTGGTGTAAACAACTTCTAGGTTGGAGGTAAAACCAAAATGTTTGAAGTTGAACATACTGCTTGTTCTCTATCATCCTTTTTAAAGGTATCAGTACTATACTGTTGTCGGCAATAATGTCAGATCTGGTTGATCCTGCTTGTCCACTGTAACTTTTTCATGTATTCACTCTCTTAGTCTCTTTATctctattttttaattcttttattcATTTTCTTTTTGCAGTTTGCAACACAACTAGGAAGATATCTTGTCACCATGACGAGCACTGGAATTATTCTTGCAATTGGATTTCAATTATCAGGTTCGTCAGTCTGCTTTACCATACATAAAAATCTCCCTTTTTCTTTTGTAATTCTTGTAGATCACAAAAATCTTATGTCCATGTTTTTCTTATCGTTTTTGATGATTATGAAGGCGGGGACAGTCAAATGAACACACTGATTTGGTATAGCTGGCTCGGTGGAATTATTATTGGAACAATGATAGGCGCAAACATGGTTTTAGAAGAACATTGCAAAGCTGGACCGCGAAATGTTGTTATTACCGGAAGGTAGCTTATTTGTATCATTGTTTTAATTGAAGATGATGACTAGGAATGATATATGGATTCACTTAGAAAGTAGTTCTGAAGTCACAAACGAGAAGGCTAATCGTAATTCTCAGCTAAGTCATCATTGATTCCTAAAATCATATTGCAGACTCCCAAAGCATGAAAAGAATCATCATGAAGAAATATGAATAGATTAATTAGCTATGAACAAACGCATTGATGGTTCACACAAAAAAACTCTGTCCTGCCTTTCTTTGTGCATATAGTTAATACAGTAATTATCCAAGGGTATTCATTTTTCTAAATATTTGGAGCTAAATCTCTAAGTTCAATTAACAGCATTATTGGTCACCAATAATCCTGT
Proteins encoded:
- the LOC135617010 gene encoding large ribosomal subunit protein eL37z-like codes for the protein MGKGTGSFGKRRNKTHTLCVRCGRRSFHLQKSRCGACGYPSSRIRKYNWSVKAIRRKTTGTGRMRYLRHVPRRFKNNFREGTQAAPRKKSVAAA